Sequence from the Nymphaea colorata isolate Beijing-Zhang1983 chromosome 9, ASM883128v2, whole genome shotgun sequence genome:
TCTCAGAGGCGCCGTCAGACGTTGCTCCAGGCCATGGGTATCGGGGGCAGgatttttcttggtgatgacatcCTCCCGGCCCTGAGCGCTCATTTCAAGGATTTCTACTCTAAACCTCTTCGCTTCCGTGCCACGCTGCCGGATTTtcacctctcctctctctctgtctcttgtgcGATCGctcttgagcggcccttccaacaccaagagatcaagaacgCGGTCTGGGCCCTTGGCTCGGGTAAGGCGCCTGACATTGATGGTTTCCCAGTCGAATTTTTTCGTACTTTTTGGGAGGTTTGTAGCGCGGATGTGTTTGCGTTTTGTGATGAGTTCGCCTCCTATTCTGTTTTCCTCAAGGAATTCAATCAAGCTACCTGCGTCCTGGTGCCTAAGCGCCCTAACCCTACGGACGTCACccactttcgcccgatctccatcCTTGGCACGCcgtacaagattattgctaagttgctcTCTATGCGGCTTGCACCAGTCATGCCTTCGGTCATTAACCTCTTCCAGGTTGCTTTCGTCAAGGGTCGGCGTCTGCAGGATGCGGTTGTCCtagccaatgaggttgttcactcccttTACTGTCTGCGGCTACCTTCATTCATCCtgaagttggacatctctaaggcttttgactcggttagttgggagttcctttctgacctcctcacccgtcttGCGTTTGGTCCTTCGTTTAGGCAGTGGATCATGtcgcttgtcactggggcccagcttgcggtctccttcaatgggaagtgtggtgatttcttctgtctcgagCGTGGCCTCCGTCAAGGTTGCCCGTTATCtcccttgcttttcaacttggttgctGAGAGCTTTTCTGCGCTTTTCCATCACGCaacggtcgttggcttcctcacacccCATTCGCTCCCCCACTTACCgtccttctccacccttcagtatgctgatGATTTTCTTCTGTTCGGCAGTGCTTCTCGCCAGCAggttgtgagaacttggctcatccttcgggtCTTTGAGCTCATGTCaggtctttctatcaattccgcCAAATGTCACATCTCCTTCATTCACGCGGATCCGGCCACGGTACTTCTCGcgaaagcttgctttgggtgtaaggctactaGTCTGCCCATGGACTATCTGgggcttcagattacgttgtcgcctcccgctccttctttttgggatggggtggagcagaagcttacggatcgccttcagtgttggcaggGAAAGCTGCTTTCTCTTCCAGGTCGGATTACTTTGGCTAAGCACTGCCTCGCGTCGGTTCCTCTCCATGCTTTGTCTGTCTTTCGGCCTCCTGTGGCTGTCTTGCGTAGGTTTGATAAGCTTATTCGTAAGCTTgtttgggatggtgatcgaccttcagatcgcctagcgcattgggatgtggttgcctttccgcgtcttcttggtggtgctggggttaccaaccttagtcgggcttgtGAGTCTTccctgtgttcttggtggtggcggttagCTACTGAACATTCTCCCATCACCCAGttcattagttcaaaattcGACCTGCCTTCCCCTAGCGTCTGGCATAGTTCTATATCTCACATCTCCCCTTCCCAGTTTTGGTCcgacatgctttctgtccttcctcttttcctccgccttgctgacctctcatcgttcacgtccccatcctggcccctttcacctacccgtgagttcactttttcttcttgctacctggcctcctttggtcccTCTGTCGCGTCACTCCCCCCCCGGTCtctttggtctcctggcccATCTCCTCgagccattgcttttgtctggcttcttctgactggccatatcaacacttttgatcacctacagcgccttggcatcagtttggctaaccagtgtcccttATGTCTTGTTGCGACTGAGTCtagggtccacctttttacttcttgtccttttttctttagtgtccTTGCTTCTACTTGGCCTTCCCTTATTAGTAatcttccaaacccaccatttattcgtcttttcttcctcttttgtcattccccccacctgactgcttcttggggtcatgtctggaggccgtggctcatttcagcttggtggcacatttgggtggagcgcaacaacagggtcatcaggggcaccttctcttcaccagattctgtggctcgtcttgtgcaaggggatatccagttcgccattcggataaagcgccgccgcctgactgcggttgggtgactgtgccgtttcgtctttcttcttctctcttatttttctgtgcattgtattgtttatTTGTTCCTCTTGCTTgcgtaattttgttctttgcggattgtttttatatttaggggacctcttgtccccaaattttgttatatattctcattttatcggctctctctatctctctctcttcgttcTGCAATGTCTCAGTTGCGcatcttcttccccttcttcctcctcgccTTCATTCCCTCCTCCACCGGTCTCACAAACACCGTCAgtttcccttccttttctgaTGATGACTCGCGCTTAAAACGTTTCAGCGACACCAAAATCACAAACGAAGGCGCCCTTGAGCTCACCTCCTCAACGAACCAGAGTGGTGCGGCCATCTATACCGAACAAATCACTCTTTATGATTCTGGCACCGGATTTGAGGCGGACTTCACCTCCAATTTCAGCTTCCAAATCCTCCCCTTGACCAGCACCTGCACGGGCGACGGCTTTGCCTTCTTCATTGCCCGTCCCAACTGGACTCTCGAAAGAGATAATAATGGTAGAGGTCTCGGCGTCTTCAACAAAAGCTTGGACTTTGTCAACAGCCAAATCATCGCTGTAGAGTTCGACACCTACAAGAACTACTTCGATCCGAGCGCAAATCATATGGGCATCGATGTCAACTCCTTGAACTCCAGCGTGACCTCAAATTGGACGCTGGACAGGACGCAATCTTTGAACGGAACTGCCGTCGTCAGGTATAACTCGAGAATAGGGAACCTCAGCCCGCATTTGAGTTACCGGAACAACACGTTGGATATATCTCATGGCATCAACCTCACCGCTGTTCTCCCGGAGAAAGTGGTCATGGGCTTCTCAGCAGCAAGTGGATCTTGCGGGGAAGCCCATCTGATACTGAATTGGAATTTATCAGCTACCGCCCCCGCCCAGACGCCAACTCCCGCCCCCAGCCGAACGCCAAATGGTAGCCCCATCTTCACACCGAGCCCAACGGGCACGCAACATAAGACGGTCATCATTCTGGTGGCTTGTTTGGTTCCTCTACTTGTCATTATTGTGGTCATAGTTCTATTTGTTACAAGaataagaaaacagaaaagagcAAAGTTAAAGGAGGAGcaaggagaggaggaggaagaggaagaccaAGAAGGTTTTGTGGATATAACATTGAATTTCGAGACAGGGCCGAGGAGATTCAGATATCGAGAGCTAGCTGCGGCTACCAATGACTTCAGTGAAGAGGAGAAGCTTGGGCAAGGTGGTTTTGGTGGCGTCTACCGTGGTACGTTGAAGGATACCAATGAAGTGGTGGCTGTGAAACGGTTTTCTAAAGGGTCGAGCCAGGGGAAGAAAGAGTATATGGCGGAGGTGAGCGTGATCAGCCGGTTGCGCCACCGTAACCTCGTGAGGTTGATTGGGTGGTGCCACGAGCGAGGAGAGTTCTTGCTTGTCTATGAATATTTGGAGGGGCGGAGTCTGGATTCACACCTCTTTAGCAAGAAAGATTGCGCAGTCCTGCCCTGGACTCAACGGAGGAAGGTGGTGCTCGGCTTGGCATCTGCAGTGTTGTACCTGCACGAGGAGTGGGAGCAGTGCGTGGTTCACCGTGATATCAAGTTGAGTAATGTCATGGTCGACTCTGAGTTCAATGCTCGTCTAGGTGACTTCGGGCTGGCAAGGCTGACGAATCATGGATTCGGCACGAGGACGACGATGGTAGCAGGAACGATGGGTTACTTGGCACCCGAATGCGTGTTCACAGGCAAGTACAACACAGAGAGTGATGTGTACAGCTTTGGAGTGGTATTACTTGAAATCACGACCGGTGGAAGAGCCATTCGACCAATCGGAGAGAAAGAAGCACGTCTGGTGGAGTGGATTTGGGAGTTTTACGGGCTCAGTTCTCTCACGGCGGCGGTCGATGAAAGGTTGGGATCTGAATTCGATCAACAGGAGATGGAAAGGATGATGGTGGTGGGTCTGTGGTGTGTGCACCCTGATCCTGAGAGGAGGCCGTCGATGAGGGAGGCGATTAGAGTGCTGAGTTTCCAGGCCGAGATGCCAAGTCTCCCACAAAGGATGCCGGTGCCATTCTACGCGCCCCCTCCTATGAACGAGTTCGGTTCTTTGTTCACGAGCAGCAGCAGCGGAACGACGGCAACATCGACGACGATTTCATCGATGGAGTCAGCAGAGGCGGCCCTGTTGCGGTCACAAGGGTAGATGTCTCGGTCCAGTCGCCAAGTAAAATAGATGCATGACAGATCTGCTCCACCAAGTGTGAAAATGTACTTTTCTTACAACTGTAAAAGTTAACCATGCCTTTTTACTAGAGCTTGTTGGAAATTCTGTGGACTCTACTTAAGGATACATTCCTCAGCTAAACTAAGATTCATTAGAGCTCCTCCGTAAAGTCTGTTCAATAcaagtctttttctttattgGAGTACGAGTCTCTAAGCCTCTGTAAACAGAGGTTTCAGACTTGTAGGCATGTGGTTTATGACAACAGAAAAATAACTGCTGGGAGATAGTCCCCCTCTAAAAGATATTTAGATGAACAAAATACAAAATGGGTGGACGATGACCAAAGCATTACCAAGAATGACTAGGAATGGGCTCCCGTTCTCCGCTGCTACCCTCCATTCACGACAGCTGTATTCCTAATAAACTGCAAAAAGAAGCCGAGAACATCCAGACACGGGTCTCCTCCTGGTGActtgaatttgacaaaaaacaCTTTTGTGTAAGGTTGGAATGTTTGGTTAGTATGGCTCTTTTCAAGTATCTTCAATCTTTTCCCTCCACTTTTTGTCATTAGCTTgtattaaattattaatataCCAGCAGACCATATCTTTTCGTCAATGTCTTCCTGAATCGACTGTAAACACCTGCTAAATAACCCAGTGCTCCCTGCTATACCTGCAAATCTCATCCCACCTGACTATAGCTGGAGGATAAGTGCCATCTCAAAGATTAATCACCCCTGTAGTGCCTTGATTTCTATTTACAAACTGCTGAAATACATGTATATTCGCTCCATGTCGATTATCGCAAGACTGGCCCCCCAAATTTACCTTGTGAACAACCATCCTGTAATAGCGTCATACCCTTCTTCCTTGAAATTGGTCATTCGTGCCTCAAGCGATTTCCCAACAACCAAATATACCAAACTCCTATGTGACAACAACATTTCCAGCAATTGTATAGAATTTTGTTTGGAATCTTTCTTCCACACCACCAGACAAACCCTGCTTGATGCTTCTGTTTCCGTTTCTGCTCAAAATATGTTCCAATTCTCTTCCACAATCTTTGTACAACAAGGCATTGGAAGAACAGATGCTGTTCATCCTTCTCTGCCGCCTTACACAGGGCACATTGGGATGCCAAACTAAAACCTAGATGCTTGATTCCAACATACGTCTGCAATGTACTTTCACAACCTAGACACTGTCCAGCAGTCTCTTCCCATCTTTATCTTGTCCCACACATGACTTCTCCATGATTCAATACTCATACGATGTCTAATCTCCTCCCAAATGCTTCTTTTTTAATCTCTCTTCAGACATTGGTCCAATCTCCATGATTAATCTCTCTCTTCAGACTGGCTGTCTGTCTTCGTAATGTCTAATCTGGGAACTTCACAGTTAACTCGAGCATTATAAATGGAGAAAACACTCTCTTCATTATCCTGCAACACATATTTTTAATTGATGTGAAAAAGAGTTCCTTGGAACAGAGAATAAAGGGATTCAGAAATTTTACATTTAGAACTTGGTGACCCCAGTTATCCTCCCAGAAGTTAGCTAGACTGCCATCATTAACCCGCCATTTGATCTTGCAGCTAATAATATACCACGCCTTCCACACCACCGAGCTCTTTtgaaatgttattttaaaataatccACATGCTACTTCTCTTTAGATATTTATGACGAATAAAAGTAGTCCAGTTAGAGTGCGTAGTGAGATCTCTATACACAACAGAAAACGAGAGCAGCCTTGTTAGTATCAACTAATCTGCGAAGATCAACTCTCCCCTGTTTCTTTGGCCAGCACGTTGCTCCAGCTGATCAAATGTGGCTTTTTGGAGTCATTGTCACTTCCCGGTAGAAAGTTGGCACGTAAATTCTGTATTCTTTTTACAATCTGTCCAggaatttaaaaattaagactCCAATAGTGAGGCAAAGCTGAATGGGCATGTCATAAGATAATATCCTCCTCTTCGAATGAGACTACTTGCTCTCCATTCTTAAAATAAGAGGCGACCGCCGGCCGCTAGCCGTTAGCTCATATTCCAGTGGGACAGATTTTCTCCTTGCTTACTAGCATGCCAGCTCTCTCTTCGAAGTGCCTAATAGCAGCCATTAGAGCTCCTACTTGCTGGCTGATCAGAGAATAAGAGAACGTACGTCATCTGCATATAAAATAAAGGACAATTGAAGCAGTTACTTTCCACGTTTAGGAGCTCTGATTATCCCACACAGGAGAGAGCTTAacagaaaatgcaaaataagATATGGACAAGCATGTTAAGCATGCATTCCTAAATCAGCAAGTTTGTaacaatacccaaaaaaaacattaaaaaacgtTTTCGTTTCATCTGTCACAAGGAAAGACTAacaaaagagaattacaaatttaattttcattcatttggttGAATGTCAGCTAACCACAAAGAAAACGACTGATGGaagattgaaaatgacatgGCTCTTTcgactgtaaaaaaaaaaaaaaatggaagacaaaGCTGTGAAGTTAATAATCACAattatatatagagagaaataAGCATGCACTGGAATACATTAAATCTAATAGCTGTCACAAACAATCACAATCATTGAGTCTAACAGGGAGACGATGGTTCTGGCAAAAATCATGAGGGATCGAGCTGGATATCATAATATTACTGAAGACGTGGTCAACTCTGTCCTGCTTCAAGTAATCCCACTAAACCAATTATTTGGCTACACTTTACAACCGTAAGGATGTATGTCAACCGAGGGGCCGGATTTTTCAGATGTTGATATTTGAATTTAGGTTTGAAtaggaaaaacaaaagtttaatACCATACAGAAATCCAAAAGTTTCATCGGAATCAGATGcaaatctgattttcaaattaACATTCAGAtcaaaatctgacttttaaatcaaatctgaattttatcacaatatattatatataaaccACTTTTCGAAATGTATGAACATTGGATATAGGACATttacttaaaattaaatttcatccaaatctgaatccgattcgattcgatatttttctaaaatatgaatccaaatcccaTCAGATACCATTtcttaaacctgaattcaatttgattttttaatgatattgttaattttttttcaatatccaaaattttgaagataatTCTGCcatacattggatttaaatcaaatttattgacatccctactcaaCAGGGATCGCAGGGCACCAGTTCACGTAAAATGTAAAACTGGCAGCACGTATGTGAATAGAACAACATTAGAAAGGCATCATGCTTCCCGATAAATGATCAATGCACATTTGCAATTTCACTGGAAAGAGTTCAATGTGCATGCGAATTATGAATCTAAATTAAGCCGCTGACGAGCACTCAACATTCTTCCATACTGTATATGCTGAACCAGCTGGTGAAAAAGGCCTGgtgaagaagaaattaaatcTACAAAAACGAAAACTTCATGAAACCAACATTTAGGAACCATGCATGCCTTTGTACTTGATGTATTCGTTGAAAATACGTGCAGATTCTATTTGAGGAGTCTATACCGCTTCCTCTTGCATTGAGACTGTCCTAATTATCTATCCTGCATGAACAATCATTCTCATAACTTTTTACAGCAAACCTCATAACAAGTTTTATACTTAAACTTGCCGGTCGTATTGAAAGTGAAAACTTTGGAATCAAGCGTCAAAAAACACCGTAATTAACCCCTAAAGAAATGTCAGCCATATAATTGGAGCAATGTTTCGAAGGGGCATCATATTTTCTCTCTGTAGTTGATTATAAGCGGTTTCTTGAGATTGAGAGTTGTAAGGTCGAATCAACTTCAATTGCTCGTCTCTACTCGGTTACGGCCAAAAAGCCAGGGACGACTTGAGATCCAGCATGACTGGTTGGAAAGCAGACGTgccagttttcattttgattccTGTAGTTGTTATTCTTCTGTGTCATTGAATCTAGGGTACGTTCCGTCGAGTTGAAGGTGGCCTGCTGCCCACCCAAGCTCAATGTAATTTATGATTTTGAAGGCAGGAggtgttaggaacaacacacaaaactctCCTCTTGCACTCTCAAGAGGGtgatagaagcaacaaggaagaagacaaagatttataTGGTTCGGAACAATAATCTTCTAAGTCCACAGTCGCACAAATCTTTTACTATTCACTTTCAGATGAACACAGACACTCTCAGAGAGAAGACCAAAGATGAAACTGCGGCTCCCCtcacaacataaggattagggcaaacccgtaTTTGtataaaatgacataaatggccttacataagaaaaaatgacataaatgtctttacaaaatgacataaatgccctcacaacataaggattagggcaaacccggaGTTGGATCCACGGTATTGCATATGAGAGTGCCCAGTAtagatcaagttccatacaccaataTGAAGAATAAAAGGCCTTCTAGCCTCATCCGGGCTGTGGATAACCCAACCCACCCTGGCTTGACGTGGAACGGTGTTAAATGGAgtgtaaaatttttttctttaatactGCGTGAACGTAATGGGATTTTGTTTGAGGCGCTATATTGAgataaaatgacaaatttaTACTGCTCCCCGTTATCCATTGAGCACTCCATGGAATTAACAGATGAGCAGCCTTTCTCGGTCGAGGAATCTACTTCTATAGAAAGAATAGCACCTTTGTATGAATTTTACATTACAACATGTCATTTCAGCTTTGCCTCACTATTGGAGTCTAGTTTTTAAAATTCCTAAAGAGATTGATAAAAGAATACATAATTTATCTGCCAACTTTCCACCATGAAGTGACAATGACTCAA
This genomic interval carries:
- the LOC116260627 gene encoding L-type lectin-domain containing receptor kinase IX.1-like; amino-acid sequence: MSQLRIFFPFFLLAFIPSSTGLTNTVSFPSFSDDDSRLKRFSDTKITNEGALELTSSTNQSGAAIYTEQITLYDSGTGFEADFTSNFSFQILPLTSTCTGDGFAFFIARPNWTLERDNNGRGLGVFNKSLDFVNSQIIAVEFDTYKNYFDPSANHMGIDVNSLNSSVTSNWTLDRTQSLNGTAVVRYNSRIGNLSPHLSYRNNTLDISHGINLTAVLPEKVVMGFSAASGSCGEAHLILNWNLSATAPAQTPTPAPSRTPNGSPIFTPSPTGTQHKTVIILVACLVPLLVIIVVIVLFVTRIRKQKRAKLKEEQGEEEEEEDQEGFVDITLNFETGPRRFRYRELAAATNDFSEEEKLGQGGFGGVYRGTLKDTNEVVAVKRFSKGSSQGKKEYMAEVSVISRLRHRNLVRLIGWCHERGEFLLVYEYLEGRSLDSHLFSKKDCAVLPWTQRRKVVLGLASAVLYLHEEWEQCVVHRDIKLSNVMVDSEFNARLGDFGLARLTNHGFGTRTTMVAGTMGYLAPECVFTGKYNTESDVYSFGVVLLEITTGGRAIRPIGEKEARLVEWIWEFYGLSSLTAAVDERLGSEFDQQEMERMMVVGLWCVHPDPERRPSMREAIRVLSFQAEMPSLPQRMPVPFYAPPPMNEFGSLFTSSSSGTTATSTTISSMESAEAALLRSQG